In Astatotilapia calliptera chromosome 16, fAstCal1.2, whole genome shotgun sequence, one genomic interval encodes:
- the lrrc3 gene encoding leucine-rich repeat-containing protein 3, translated as MQDLAGPDMHRKSLIFSGFALLWGLLFGIFFTSVPVVACPTSCHCVEKNGLTVVQCMSRNLEKIPADLPRDTVILLLASNHITHIPHHAFKELHYLQELDLSNNEIKTVDAGAFQGVFDSLLVLDLSNNRIKSVPKEAFARLRAKISLSNNPWHCECTLQEVLRELQLDPETVNEVMCHTAVKEEYAGKPLIQVLDSGINFCNFHHKTTDVAMFVTMFGWFTMVIAYVIYYVRHNQEDARRHLEYLKSLPSSSQISKDFDTISTVL; from the coding sequence ATGCAGGACTTAGCAGGGCCTGATATGCACAGGAAATCCCTGATCTTCAGCGGCTTTGCCCTCTTATGGGGCTTGCTGTTTGGAATATTTTTCACAAGTGTACCAGTGGTAGCTTGTCCCACAAGCTGTCACTGCGTGGAGAAGAATGGCTTAACCGTGGTCCAGTGTATGTCTCGTAACCTGGAGAAGATCCCTGCGGATCTTCCAAGAGATACTGTTATCCTGCTTTTGGCGTCCAACCACATCACCCACATCCCCCATCATGCCTTCAAGGAACTACACTACCTTCAGGAGCTGGATCTGTCTAACAATGAAATAAAGACTGTGGACGCTGGAGCATTTCAGGGTGTTTTTGACAGCCTCCTTGTACTGGATTTATCAAACAATCGCATCAAAAGTGTCCCCAAAGAGGCATTTGCCCGCCTACGAGCAAAAATCAGCCTCTCGAACAACCCGTGGCACTGTGAGTGCACGCTGCAGGAGGTGCTGAGGGAGCTGCAGCTGGACCCGGAGACGGTGAACGAGGTGATGTGCCACACGGCCGTGAAGGAGGAATATGCCGGCAAACCACTAATCCAGGTGCTGGACTCAGGGATCAACTTCTGCAACTTTCACCACAAGACAACTGATGTAGCCATGTTTGTGACCATGTTCGGGTGGTTCACGATGGTGATCGCGTACGTCATCTATTACGTGAGGCACAATCAGGAGGATGCCAGGAGGCACCTGGAGTACCTCAAGTCACTGCCAAGCAGCTCACAGATCAGCAAGGACTTTGACACCATCAGCACGGTTCTCTAA